In the Terriglobales bacterium genome, GCCTCCGGCCGCGATCTGACCCGCGGCGCCGTAGTACTGGTTGGTGGTCGGCGTGGTCAGCGAGGTGTCGTTGCCGTTCCACAGCGCCACGTCGTGCGTGCGCAGCAGGCCTTCGACGGCGTCGGCCAAGTCCTTGGCCTGGAGGAAGGCGAACTGCGATTGCTGCGCGCCCACCTCGGTGTCGAACAGGTTGTAGTTGATCTGCGAGACCAGCGCCTTGAGCGGCACCGAGCGCTCGACGCGGGTCGGCGAGCCGACCACGGTCACGATGTTGCGCGGATCGGTGAAAGCCTGGGCGGCGGTCGGTGAGACGATTGCCGTCTGCTCGAAGAAGCGTGACGGATGCCCGGTGGCCGGCACCTGCTTGATGCGTTGCCCGAAGACGCCGCGGCGCTTCACAATGTCGGTGATCTCGGACTGGTAGCGATTGATCTCCACCGCGCCCGGGCCGAGATAGTCCGCGGCCGCGTGGATGTCGAGGAATTTTGCGGTCATGCTGTGTCCTTTCGAAAGGTGTGTTGTTTTCTTACATCCCGAGCGCAGCGAGGGAACCCTACCCGACCCAAGCGTTCTCGTTCGGGTAGGGCTTCCTCGCTTCGCTCGGAATGTCTTGCGTGCGCTGACGACTGGCGACCGGCGACTGACGACTACTCGATCAGCCCCGCCTCCGCCATCTGCGCCTTGACGGCGATGCGCTGGTCCACGGCGAGCGAGCCCAGCATCTTGTCGAGCAGCCCCGTGTCGATGCGGGCGTGCAGGTCCTCGATGCCGTTCTTGGAGAGCAGCGCGGTCACGAGCGGCGGCAGGGTCTTGCGCTCGACCGGCCGGCGCTCCAGTTGGGCCTTGAGTTCGGTGTTGGCGCGCTCCAGGTCGGCGATGCGGGCCTCGAGCTCGTGGCGAGCGGCGGATTCGTCCACCGCGGCGACGATGCGGTCGATCTTGACCGACAGCTCGTCGCGCTGCGCGTGCACGGCGGCGACGGTGCGCTCCATCGCCTCCGCGGCCGCGGCCAGGCGGTTGATCAGTTCGGTGAGTTGTTCGTTCATTCGTTAGCTCCTAGCTGCTAGGTCCTAGCTCCTAGCTTGTGTCATCCCGAGGAGGACGGCAGTACGACGAGGGACCTGCTGTTCACTGGGGCAAAAGCAGGTCCCTCGCAGGCTGAAGCCCGCTCGGGCTGACACTGGATTGGGTTTCTGACGTGAGTTGCAGCTCGATCCACGTCTGCTGATACGCGGCCTTTTCACGCCGCAAAATGGCTGCGCCGGTGAAGGTGACTTCGGTCAGCGTCCAGACGGAGGCGTGCACGTCTTGCACGGTGGCGTCGGAGATCTCGTAGGACATCCCCAGCCGCGATGCGCTGCGCCGCAGTTCGCGCACGACTTCGGGAAAATCTTTGGCGAAGAGGTAGCCGCTTACTTCGAGAACAGTCGTCGGTCGCGGGTCGTGGGTCGTGGGCTGGCCACCGGCCACTGACCACTGACCACTGGCTGCCGACTGACGACTGCCGACTGCCGACTCAACCACGTCAGCAGAAGTGATGATGCCCACCTTGCGTTTGGCATCATGCGCATCCAGCGCCGGCGAGAAGTCCAGGGCCATGCCGAGCAATGAAGGTAGGGCCTTCTCGGCGGCTTCGCGGGTGAGCAGCACGCGATGCTCGCGCGCTCCCTGCGGCGGCTGGTCGCTGGGCACGTCCACCAGGGTCAGCACCCCGCGGAAGGGCAGACGATTAGGGTGTCGAGACACCGCGGGCATCTCGATCGCCATGGATTCGAGTTCAAAGGTCATAAGTTTTTCGGATTCCACCGCCGAGACCGCCGAGGTGCTAAGATTTGCGCATGCTCGGGTTGCGGCGCTGGCACGTGAACTTGCTGGTATCAGAGGCGATTGCCACCGCCATAGTGCTATGGGCTTACAACGATGTCATCAAGGGAAGAGAAGGGCCGCACGTTTGGGCTAATCTTTTGGCCGGTTTCGGGGGTTCGATCGTGCTGTCGCCCGGTTCGGGCCTCATGTCGTGGATGAAGGACCCGCCGCTTTGGGCCGTTTGCCTGGCTGCCGCAGTCGTGTATTCACTCTTTTTCTTCTTGGTAGCCACGACTATCACCCACCTCATCGACGTCGGTCGCTTCTCCGCCTTGAAGTCCATGCGGATCCGTGGAGGTGAACAACAAGATCTACATCGTTATCTCCGGTAGCCCCCGCATCCTTCTCACCTCGTTCACCGTCATCACTCCGCTGCGCAGAAGGATCTCCTGGATCTCGGCCTCTTCGCGTTCGTTGCGGACCTCGGTGTCGGTGAAGACGAACTCCAGGTCGTGCCAGCCGAGCTTCTTGCCGATGGCGTCGCGCGTGAGGTGCTCGGCCAGCAGGCGCGCAGTGGGCACGATGGCCTGGCGGAAGGCGAGCTCCGAGAGTTCGCCGGCGGTAGAGCGGTTGACGTCGTGCTCCAAGCCGAGGAAGAACGGCGGAATATCGAAGGCGTCGGCGATGACGCGCAGCAGGAACTCCTGCCAGGAGAGGCGCAGGTCGGCGTCGGTGCCGCCGCCGAAGCGCAGCACCTCCGGCTTGTGCTCCACCGACAGGATGGGCACGCGGCCCGTGCCCTCGATCTCGTCCTGCCACCAGCGGATGAGCCGCTCGTGGTGCGCCGGCGTCAGGTCCTGGAGCCAGAGCGCGTACTGCACCACCGAGTTCGACGCCAGGCGCGCGGCGTAACGGTGCGCGCCCAGGAAGGCGTTGATGGTCTCGAACGCGACCTCCAGCCGCCCCAGCCCGAAGGGCGTGTGGGTGCGCGGGTTCAGCCGGATGTAGATGAGCTCGTCGTCGTTGAGCACGATCCGCCCCTCGGGCCCGGCGCGGCCGGTGTCCTGGGTGTAACGCGGCGATTCGGGACGCCCGTCCCAGTCGGCGCGCATGCGGATGGTGGAGCCGTCCACCGGCCAGAGCGCCAGCGGACGGTCCGGCTCGTCGGTGAGCTGGACCTCGACGGCGCCGAAACCGCCCACGATCACGTCCTCGAGCACTTGCTCAGCCAGCGAGCGGAAACTGTCGTCGGAGTTGGGAGCGTCGAAGTTGTCGGTGAGCACGCGGATGCGCTCGGCGCCCTCAGGCAGCTCCTCGAGCGCCCGGCCGTTCTTCGGCTGGATGCGCCAGCGCATCCCGGCCACCCGGTCCTTGATAGTGTTGAGGGCCTTGCGTGCGATGGGCGTCTCGGCGAATTTTCGGAGGTTGTAGGGCGTGCACTTGGGCAGCGCGCCCTCGGCGCCCCGTGGCGCGTAGGTGCTCAGGATGGAGGGCAGCGGCAGCGTGCGCCGCTTGGGCACACTCGCCCCCAGGCGCTTGAGAGCGCTCAACAACGTCTCTTTGATTTTCATAAGGATTCTTTTCCGCGGATGAACGCGGAATCTGTGATTTGTGATTGGTGATTGGTGATTTGCGATTTGTCTGACGTCCTCCACTCACCAATCACAAATCGCAAATCCGGTCTTACAATCGCAACTCGGCGCGCACTCCATCGACGATGCGGGGCAGGTCGGCCGTCATCGCGGTGGCGATACGCGCCTGTTCCAGCGTCGCTAGCGCGAAGGCCACCTGCTCGTCGCCGCGGTCGAGGTCGTCTTCGACGATGGCGGTCAGCGAGGCTTTGGCCTGCTCGGCTTTCATTATCCCCGCTTCGATCTGGGGGAAGGAGAAAGCCAGAATCTTGGCCGTCTCCGGCTCGGTCGCGAGCGAGACGGCGTGGAACATCTTGACCTCGCCGTTGGGCCGGTAGCCGCAGTCGATGCGCAGCGGGTCGCCCCTGTGGGTGTACTGCGCGACTGCGATACGGTGGCGCACCAGCCTCCACACACCCGCCTGCTCGAAGGCGTCGCGCATGCGGACGAAGATCGCCTGCCGCGCCGACAGTTCGCGCTTCCCTGCCGGACGCCGCGTCTCCAGGTACATCTGCGCCAGGTTCTCGATCTCGACCGCCGGGTCCTCCGCCAGCACCGCCTTGGCGGGCGTGAGCTGGATGGCGTTGGAGAACGAATCCTGCAGCTTGCTGAGCAGCCGCTCGCGGTCGGAGTCGGCAAGCATCGTCCGCAGATCGCTCTCCAGCCCTTCGAGGAGCTCGATATCGGCCGACGGATCCAGGCACTTCACGCGCCGCCAGTCGTGGGTGATGCGGACATCGGCGGCGCCCTCAGGATCCACCACCGCCACCCCGACATTGACGAACTCGTTCTTCACCGCATCGGGCGCGTACCGGATCAGGAAGAACTCGCATTGTTTCAAGTCGTCAGCCATCAGCCATCAGCCGTCAGGAAGACGCCGCCACCGGCTGCTCCAAATACTGGAGAAACCCAGTCAGCATACGCTTGATCTCGACGACTGCCTCATTCATGCGTGCGTAGTCTGTCTCGTTCAGGTAATGCAAGTCTTTCGCCAACAAGAGCTCGTATTCAAGTTCGCTCGCAGAACCCTTCGCGATCTGCAGGAACCGGCCGAAGTCGCGACGGCTGTCCTTACCCGCCCCCTCGGCTATGTTCTCGGGAATGGATTGAGCCGCTCGCCGCAGTTGGCTTGTCAGCAAGTATTGCTCCTGTTTCGGGAAGTTTTGTGTCGCCCTGTACACGTCCAACGTCAGGGCG is a window encoding:
- a CDS encoding phage portal protein, whose protein sequence is MKIKETLLSALKRLGASVPKRRTLPLPSILSTYAPRGAEGALPKCTPYNLRKFAETPIARKALNTIKDRVAGMRWRIQPKNGRALEELPEGAERIRVLTDNFDAPNSDDSFRSLAEQVLEDVIVGGFGAVEVQLTDEPDRPLALWPVDGSTIRMRADWDGRPESPRYTQDTGRAGPEGRIVLNDDELIYIRLNPRTHTPFGLGRLEVAFETINAFLGAHRYAARLASNSVVQYALWLQDLTPAHHERLIRWWQDEIEGTGRVPILSVEHKPEVLRFGGGTDADLRLSWQEFLLRVIADAFDIPPFFLGLEHDVNRSTAGELSELAFRQAIVPTARLLAEHLTRDAIGKKLGWHDLEFVFTDTEVRNEREEAEIQEILLRSGVMTVNEVRRMRGLPEITM
- a CDS encoding DUF3037 domain-containing protein; its protein translation is MADDLKQCEFFLIRYAPDAVKNEFVNVGVAVVDPEGAADVRITHDWRRVKCLDPSADIELLEGLESDLRTMLADSDRERLLSKLQDSFSNAIQLTPAKAVLAEDPAVEIENLAQMYLETRRPAGKRELSARQAIFVRMRDAFEQAGVWRLVRHRIAVAQYTHRGDPLRIDCGYRPNGEVKMFHAVSLATEPETAKILAFSFPQIEAGIMKAEQAKASLTAIVEDDLDRGDEQVAFALATLEQARIATAMTADLPRIVDGVRAELRL
- a CDS encoding four helix bundle protein; amino-acid sequence: MRNFRELKVWEKSHALTLDVYRATQNFPKQEQYLLTSQLRRAAQSIPENIAEGAGKDSRRDFGRFLQIAKGSASELEYELLLAKDLHYLNETDYARMNEAVVEIKRMLTGFLQYLEQPVAASS